In one Polaribacter sp. ALD11 genomic region, the following are encoded:
- a CDS encoding Dps family protein, protein MNKSILGLDKKESANLVDNLNGLLSNFQIYYQNLRGLHWNIKGKNFFDLHIKFEEFYTDSQVKIDDIAERILTLQGKPLHTFSDYLATSSVAVGRDISNDVEAVELVVNSLSELLKIEREILNASEKANDEGTNSMMSDFIAEQEKTIWMLNSWLGK, encoded by the coding sequence ATGAACAAGTCAATATTAGGATTAGACAAAAAGGAAAGTGCAAATTTAGTAGATAATTTAAATGGATTGTTATCTAATTTTCAAATATACTATCAGAATTTAAGAGGTCTACACTGGAATATTAAAGGAAAAAACTTTTTTGATTTACACATTAAGTTTGAGGAATTTTATACAGACTCTCAAGTAAAGATAGATGATATTGCAGAACGTATTTTAACGTTGCAAGGTAAGCCTTTACATACGTTTTCAGACTACTTAGCAACATCTTCAGTAGCTGTTGGTAGAGATATCTCTAACGATGTAGAAGCTGTAGAATTAGTTGTAAATTCTTTATCAGAATTATTAAAAATCGAGAGAGAAATTTTAAATGCATCTGAGAAAGCAAATGATGAAGGTACAAATTCTATGATGAGTGATTTTATAGCAGAACAAGAGAAAACAATTTGGATGTTGAATTCTTGGTTGGGCAAATAA
- a CDS encoding hydrogen peroxide-inducible genes activator gives MTITQLKYVLSVAEYQNFTVAAEHSFVTQPTLSMQIQKLEDELGVKIFNRSKKPIELTEVGNKIVEQAKVIVDESNRILDIVHQQKGYIGGEFKIGIIPTIMPTLLPMFLQSFTKKYPKVKLVIEELTTEDIIRKLTDGHIDAAIAATPLENEAIKERPLYYEPFVGFIPQNHRLFNNKQISPDELEMEDILLLEDGHCFKDNVLNLCRNHKIDNKKRFQLESGSFDTLIKLSKEGLGMTLLPYLHTLDLNNVDKTHLREFKNPPPAREVSLIYHKSQLKMQLIEALKKTIDGVIRGAISFSDVKIISPIKK, from the coding sequence ATGACAATCACTCAATTAAAATACGTTTTATCTGTTGCAGAATACCAGAATTTTACGGTAGCAGCAGAACATAGTTTTGTTACTCAACCTACATTGAGTATGCAAATTCAGAAATTAGAAGATGAGTTAGGAGTTAAGATTTTTAACAGATCTAAAAAACCAATTGAATTAACTGAAGTTGGAAATAAAATAGTAGAACAAGCCAAGGTAATAGTAGATGAAAGCAATCGAATTTTAGATATAGTACATCAACAAAAAGGATATATTGGAGGCGAATTTAAAATAGGAATTATACCAACCATAATGCCTACTTTATTACCAATGTTTCTGCAGAGTTTTACTAAAAAGTACCCAAAAGTTAAATTGGTGATAGAAGAATTAACAACAGAAGATATTATAAGAAAATTAACAGATGGTCATATAGATGCTGCCATTGCTGCAACACCTTTAGAGAATGAAGCAATAAAAGAAAGACCCTTATATTACGAACCTTTTGTGGGTTTTATTCCACAAAACCATAGACTTTTCAATAACAAACAAATTTCTCCGGATGAATTAGAAATGGAAGATATTTTATTATTAGAAGATGGCCATTGTTTTAAAGACAACGTTCTTAATTTATGTAGAAACCATAAAATTGATAATAAAAAAAGATTTCAGTTAGAAAGCGGAAGTTTTGATACCTTAATTAAACTGTCTAAAGAGGGGTTAGGAATGACTTTGTTACCTTATTTACATACTTTAGACTTAAATAATGTTGATAAAACACATTTGCGTGAATTCAAAAATCCGCCACCTGCAAGAGAAGTAAGTTTAATTTACCATAAATCTCAATTAAAAATGCAATTAATTGAAGCCTTAAAAAAGACAATTGATGGTGTTATAAGGGGGGCAATTTCTTT